A DNA window from Paenibacillus sp. HWE-109 contains the following coding sequences:
- the clpC gene encoding ATP-dependent protease ATP-binding subunit ClpC translates to MMFGRFTERAQKVLSLAQEEAVRLGHNNIGTEHILLGLIREGEGIAAKALVALGLGLEKIQDEVESLIGRGQEQPTNIAYTPRAKKVIELSMDEARKLGHTYVGTEHILLGLIREGEGVAARVLNNLGVSLNKARQQVLQLLGSSETVSPSHGSNQNVNTPTLDGLARDLTAYAKEGHLDPVIGRSKEIERVIQVLSRRTKNNPVLIGEPGVGKTAIAEGLAQKIINNEIPETLKDKRVMTLDMGSVVAGTKYRGEFEDRLKKIMDEIRQAGNIVLFIDELHTLIGAGGAEGAIDASNILKPALARGELQCIGATTLDEYRKYIEKDAALERRFQPITVDQPSPDEAIQILYGLRDRYEAHHRVKITDAAIQEAVKLSDRYITDRFLPDKAIDLIDEASSKVRLRSYTVPPSLKQLENKLEDIRKEKDAAVQSQEFEKAAGLRDTEQKLREELDTTKNEWKEKQGRLDTEVTPDDIAQIVASWTGIPVSKLAEEETERLLKMEEILHERVIGQEEAVKSVSRAIRRARAGLKDPKRPMGSFIFLGPTGVGKTELARALAESLFGDDNAVVRIDMSEYMEKHSTSRLVGAPPGYVGYEEGGQLTEKVRRKPYSVVLLDEIEKAHPEVFNILLQVLEDGRLTDSKGRTVDFRNTLIIMTSNVGADVIKKNSSLGFTAAVDAGRDYTNMKDKVMGELKKSFRPEFLNRIDETIVFHSLDETHIAQIVSLMAEDLRKRLKEQEVDFLLTDKAKMFLAKEGFDPTYGARPLRRAIQKHIEDRLSEELLRGNISKGDSLTIDENEGELVVLKSEGVVAK, encoded by the coding sequence ATGATGTTTGGCAGATTTACAGAACGTGCGCAGAAGGTTCTTTCTTTGGCACAAGAGGAAGCAGTTCGCTTAGGGCATAATAATATCGGCACTGAGCACATTTTACTTGGTCTTATTCGCGAAGGGGAAGGCATTGCTGCTAAAGCACTCGTTGCTCTGGGCCTCGGACTTGAGAAAATTCAAGACGAAGTCGAATCTCTGATTGGCAGAGGACAAGAACAGCCTACCAATATTGCGTATACGCCTAGAGCGAAAAAAGTCATCGAACTTTCGATGGATGAAGCTAGAAAACTAGGTCACACTTATGTGGGGACTGAACATATTTTACTTGGACTTATTCGCGAAGGCGAAGGGGTTGCGGCACGCGTGCTGAATAACTTGGGTGTGTCTTTGAACAAAGCGCGTCAACAAGTGCTTCAACTACTGGGCAGCAGTGAGACTGTATCACCAAGCCACGGCAGCAACCAGAATGTGAATACACCTACCTTGGATGGGTTAGCGAGAGATCTGACTGCTTATGCCAAAGAGGGACATTTGGACCCTGTGATTGGCCGAAGCAAAGAAATTGAGCGTGTTATTCAAGTGCTTAGCCGTAGAACCAAGAACAATCCTGTGCTAATTGGCGAGCCGGGTGTTGGTAAAACAGCGATTGCTGAAGGCTTGGCGCAAAAGATTATTAACAACGAAATTCCGGAGACTTTGAAGGATAAAAGAGTCATGACCCTCGATATGGGCTCTGTTGTGGCAGGGACCAAATATCGTGGTGAGTTTGAAGATCGCCTCAAGAAGATCATGGACGAAATTCGCCAAGCGGGTAACATCGTACTGTTCATTGATGAGCTTCATACCTTGATCGGCGCTGGTGGGGCTGAAGGAGCTATTGATGCTTCCAACATCCTCAAACCGGCTCTTGCACGAGGTGAGCTGCAGTGTATTGGTGCGACAACGTTAGATGAATATCGTAAATATATTGAAAAAGACGCTGCGCTTGAACGCCGTTTCCAACCGATTACGGTTGATCAACCATCGCCGGATGAAGCGATACAAATTCTTTATGGATTGCGTGATCGGTATGAGGCGCATCACCGTGTGAAAATCACTGATGCTGCTATTCAAGAAGCTGTTAAACTTTCGGATCGTTACATTACAGACCGCTTCCTGCCTGATAAAGCGATCGATTTAATTGATGAGGCCAGCTCCAAAGTTAGGCTTCGCTCTTACACGGTACCGCCATCCTTGAAACAGCTTGAGAATAAGCTGGAAGATATCCGCAAAGAGAAAGACGCGGCGGTTCAAAGCCAAGAGTTCGAGAAAGCGGCCGGTCTTCGCGATACAGAGCAAAAGCTTCGTGAAGAGTTGGATACGACGAAGAACGAATGGAAAGAGAAACAAGGTCGTTTGGATACGGAAGTTACGCCGGATGACATTGCCCAAATCGTAGCGAGCTGGACTGGAATTCCGGTCAGCAAGCTGGCGGAAGAAGAAACCGAGCGACTGCTCAAGATGGAAGAGATTCTTCATGAACGTGTCATTGGTCAAGAAGAAGCTGTGAAATCGGTTAGCCGCGCTATCCGCCGCGCGAGAGCAGGACTTAAGGATCCGAAGCGTCCGATGGGCTCCTTCATTTTCCTTGGACCAACGGGTGTAGGTAAAACAGAATTGGCGCGCGCGTTAGCGGAATCTTTATTCGGTGACGACAATGCCGTAGTACGTATCGATATGTCCGAGTACATGGAGAAGCATTCGACATCCCGACTCGTTGGGGCGCCTCCAGGCTATGTGGGTTATGAAGAAGGCGGCCAGCTTACCGAGAAGGTTCGTCGTAAGCCGTACTCCGTCGTACTGCTCGATGAAATCGAAAAAGCGCATCCGGAAGTGTTCAACATCCTCCTTCAAGTTTTGGAAGACGGACGTTTAACAGACTCCAAAGGACGCACGGTTGATTTCCGCAATACATTGATCATCATGACATCCAATGTGGGTGCCGATGTGATCAAGAAGAATTCGTCACTGGGCTTTACGGCTGCGGTTGATGCCGGCAGAGACTATACGAATATGAAAGACAAAGTGATGGGCGAGCTTAAGAAAAGCTTCCGTCCCGAATTCCTTAACCGGATTGATGAAACGATTGTGTTCCATTCCTTGGATGAAACGCATATCGCACAAATCGTTAGCTTAATGGCAGAAGATCTTCGCAAACGTCTTAAAGAGCAAGAAGTTGACTTCTTGTTGACAGATAAAGCGAAAATGTTCTTGGCCAAAGAAGGCTTTGATCCTACGTATGGGGCAAGACCGCTGCGTAGAGCCATTCAGAAGCATATTGAAGATCGCTTGTCCGAGGAACTGCTTAGAGGAAATATATCCAAAGGCGACTCCTTGACAATCGATGAAAACGAAGGCGAACTTGTCGTCTTGAAGAGCGAAGGCGTAGTTGCCAAATAA
- a CDS encoding protein arginine kinase yields MKGEGPESDIVISSRIRIARNLRDYPYPMLATNQQSQEVLVQLSGVLENEELETISHFSLIPLSELNELERMVLVEKHLISPNLANESRNGAVILSENESISIMINEEDHLRIQCLCPGFQIKEVWDLANQIDDIFETQMDYGYDEKRGYLTSCPTNVGTGIRASVMMHLPALVLSQQINRILSAVTQVGLTVRGLYGEGSEALGNLFQISNQITLGQSEEEIIDNLHSVARQIIEHERAARHKLIQESRMRIIDRVNRSLGILSYAGIMDSKEAAQRLSDVRLGIDLGIINNVSSHVLNELLVMTQPGFLQQYAGEKLNAEERDIRRAELIRERFGRI; encoded by the coding sequence ATGAAGGGTGAAGGTCCTGAGTCGGATATCGTCATTAGCAGTCGGATCCGGATTGCACGCAACCTTAGAGATTATCCCTATCCCATGTTAGCTACCAATCAACAATCACAGGAAGTACTTGTTCAATTGTCAGGAGTTCTAGAGAATGAGGAGCTGGAAACGATTAGTCATTTCTCGCTGATCCCGCTTTCAGAGCTCAATGAGCTTGAACGAATGGTTCTTGTGGAGAAGCACTTAATTAGCCCGAATTTAGCTAACGAATCCAGAAATGGCGCCGTTATTTTAAGCGAAAATGAATCCATCAGTATTATGATCAACGAAGAGGATCATCTTCGCATACAATGTTTATGTCCCGGCTTTCAGATTAAAGAAGTGTGGGATTTGGCGAATCAAATCGATGATATTTTTGAAACGCAAATGGATTATGGATATGATGAAAAGCGTGGCTACCTAACAAGCTGTCCCACGAATGTAGGGACCGGAATTCGCGCTTCGGTCATGATGCATCTGCCTGCTTTGGTGCTCAGCCAACAAATTAATCGGATTTTATCAGCAGTTACCCAGGTTGGGTTGACAGTTAGAGGATTATATGGGGAAGGCAGCGAAGCTTTAGGTAATCTGTTCCAAATATCGAATCAGATTACGCTAGGGCAATCCGAAGAAGAGATTATTGATAATTTACACAGCGTGGCTAGACAAATTATTGAGCATGAACGTGCGGCCAGACATAAGCTGATTCAAGAATCGAGAATGCGGATAATAGACCGTGTGAACCGTTCTCTCGGCATTTTGTCCTATGCAGGGATCATGGACTCTAAGGAAGCTGCGCAGCGTTTGTCCGATGTAAGATTGGGGATTGACCTTGGGATCATTAACAATGTTTCATCCCATGTGCTCAATGAGCTGCTGGTGATGACGCAACCTGGGTTTCTTCAGCAGTATGCAGGTGAGAAGTTAAATGCCGAAGAGCGTGATATACGCCGGGCAGAGCTGATCCGTGAAAGGTTCGGCAGAATTTAA